In the Oryza glaberrima chromosome 6, OglaRS2, whole genome shotgun sequence genome, one interval contains:
- the LOC127777213 gene encoding uncharacterized protein LOC127777213, with amino-acid sequence MAATSHLRRAFAPALSHRRALPAPFLSRLAFLSTSASPDQAAAAAKKGEAAAGGAGKGAAAGEEEEEKKKGGDAGGARKEGEDGGGGGGGGEYVNKDTGEIGGPRGPEPTRYGDWERGGRCSDF; translated from the coding sequence atggcggcgacgagccacctccgccgcgcctTCGCGCCCGCGCTCTCCCACCGCCGGGCCCTCCCTGcccccttcctctcccgcctcgcgtTCTTGTCCACCTCCGCATCCCCggatcaggcggcggcggcggcgaagaaggggGAGGCTGCTGCGGGCGGGGCCGggaagggagcggcggcgggagaggaggaggaggagaagaagaagggaggcGACGCTGGTGGCGCGAGGAAGGAaggggaagacggcggcggcggcggcggcggcggtgagtaCGTGAACAAGGACACCGGCGAGATCGGCGGCCCGCGCGGGCCCGAGCCGACGCGGTACGGCGACTGGGAGCGCGGCGGCCGCTGCTCCGACTTCTGA
- the LOC127777902 gene encoding non-specific lipid-transfer protein-like has product MSISMTSTAAAVAVALLVVAGGAGLAAAGTSDLCGLAEMAFGECTAYVAGGEPAVSRRCCRALGDIRDLAATAAERRAVCACILSEMLAAGDGRVDSGRAAGLPAACNVRVGFIPTSPNFNCFRVR; this is encoded by the exons ATGTCCATTTCCatgacgtcgacggcggcggcggtcgccgtggcgctcctcgtcgtcgccggcggcgccgggctcgcggcggcggggacgtcGGACCTGTGCGGCCTCGCGGAGATGGCGTTCGGCGAGTGCACGGCGTACGTCGCCGGAGGGGAGCCCGCGGTgtcgcgccgctgctgccgtgcCCTCGGCGACATCAgggacctcgccgccaccgccgcggagcGCCGGGCCGTGTGCGCGTGCATCCTGTCGGAgatgctcgccgccggcgacggcagggTCGActccggccgcgccgccggcctccccgccgcctgcAACGTCCGCGTCGGCTTCATCCCGACCAGCCCAAACTTTAACTGCTTCAG GGTTCGTTGA
- the LOC127777900 gene encoding long chain acyl-CoA synthetase 4-like, whose amino-acid sequence MMKHLVESEKAAENAGPTYRNVLAKDAGLLRPPPGVESCWDVFRNSVEKYPDSPMLGRRRVVDDGKAGEYVWMTYKEVYDVVMKLAASISKSGISKGESCGIYGANCPEWIISMEACNALGVSCVPLYDSLGAGAVEFIVCHAEIQIAFVEERKIAELLKTCHATSKYLKTIISFGGVTNDQKEEAKNHGMSIFSWEEFLIMGGDHHFDLPEKKKSDICTIMYTSGTTGDPKGVMISNESLLVNITGADCVTRSIGEPFDHDDVYMSYLPLAHIFDRIFEELFISHGSKIGFWRGDVKLLVDDIAALKPTVFCAVPRVLDRIYSGLTGKISSGGILKKALFNIAYKLKLDSMRKGIKHEKAAPFFDKLVFSKVKERLGGKLRFIVSGGAPLSVAVEEFLRVVTCASVVQGYGLTETGAASFVAIPNDFSMVGTVGPPVQHLDARLESVPEMGYDALSSIPRGEVCVKGSVLFSGYYKREDLTQEVMIDGWFHTGDVGEWQPNGSLKIIDRKKNIFKLSQGEYVAVENLENVYGVLQEIDSIWIYGNSFESFLVAVINPNQQVLEHWAEQNGISGSLSELCENSRAKEYILSELTKIAKEKKLKGYEFIRAVHLDPLPFDMERDLITPTYKKKRPQLLKHYQGTIDALYKMAK is encoded by the exons atgaTGAAGCACTTGGTGGAgtcggagaaggcggcggagaATGCCGGGCCGACGTACCGGAACGTGCTGGCCAAGGACGCCGGGCttctgcggccgccgccgggggtCGAGAGCTGCTGGGACGTCTTCCG CAATTCGGTGGAGAAGTACCCGGACAGCCCGATGCTCGGTCGCCGGAGAGTCGTCGACGACGGCAAG GCAGGTGAATATGTTTGGATGACTTACAAGGAGGTTTATGACGTTGTGATGAAACTTGCTGCCTCCATTAGCAAGTCAGGAATCAGCAAG GGTGAAAGCTGTGGCATCTACGGCGCAAACTGCCCTGAATGGATCATCAGCATGGAG GCTTGCAATGCACTTGGGGTTTCATGCGTGCCTCTCTATGATAGTCTTG GTGCTGGTGCAGTGGAGTTTATCGTGTGCCATGCTGAAATCCAGATTGCTTTTGTGGAAGAGAGAAAAATCGCAGAG CTCTTGAAAACTTGTCATGCCACATCAAAGTATTTGAAGA CAATCATCAGCTTTGGAGGTGTGACAAATGACCAAAAAGAGGAGGCTAAAAATCATGGGATGTCCATATTCTCATGGGAGGAATTCCTGATCATg GGAGGTGATCATCATTTTGATCTTCCTGAAAAGAAGAAATCTGACATCTGCACAATAATGTACACAAGCGGGACAACTGGAGACCCTAAAGGTGTTATGATATCAAATGAAAGCCTTCTTGTTAACATCACTGGTGCTGATTGCGTGACCAGGTCTATCGGCGAACCT TTTGATCATGATGATGTTTATATGTCGTATCTTCCACTGGCTCATATCTTTGATAGAATCTTTGAAGAATTATTCATTTCACACGGATCAAAAATTGGATTTTGGCGTGGG GACGTCAAGCTGTTGGTCGATGACATTGCAGCTCTAAAACCAACAGTATTCTGTGCAGTTCCACGAGTACTTGATAGAATATACTCAG GTCTTACAGGAAAGATCTCGTCTGGTGGCATACTGAAGAAAGCTTTATTCAATATTGCTTACAAGCT GAAACTGGACAGCATGAGGAAAGGAATTAAACACGAGAAAGCAGCTCcattttttgacaaattagtTTTCAGCAAG GTGAAAGAAAGACTGGGTGGAAAACTACGTTTTATCGTGTCTGGTGGTGCCCCTTTATCTGTAGCAGTGGAAGAATTTTTGAGGGTTGTGACATGTGCAAGTGTTGTTCAAGGCTATG GGCTCACGGAAACTGGTGCGGCGTCATTTGTTGCAATACCAAATGATTTTTCCATGGTTGGGACTGTTGGTCCACCAGTTCAGCATTTGGATGCACGTCTTGAGTCAGTTCCAGAGATGGGCTATGACGCTTTGTCGAGCATTCCTCGTGGAGAGGTATGTGTAAAAGGAAGTGTTCTATTCTCAGGATACTACAAAAGGGAGGATCTTACACAGGAAGTCATGATTGATGGATGGTTCCACACAG GGGATGTTGGCGAGTGGCAACCAAATGGGTCCTTGAAAATCATTGacaggaagaaaaatatattcaagCTTTCACAGGGAGAATATGTTGCAGTAGAAAATCTCGAGAATGTGTACGGGGTTCTCCAAGAGATAGATTCG ATATGGATTTACGGAAATAGTTTTGAATCTTTCCTTGTTGCTGTCATAAATCCCAACCAACAAGTTCTTGAGCATTGGGCTGAACAAAATGGTATCTCTGGAAGTTTATCTGAATTATGTGAAAATTCAAGAGCTAAAGAATATATTCTTTCAGAACTCACGAAGATTGCAAAGGAAAAGAAG CTGAAAGGCTATGAGTTCATAAGAGCTGTACATCTTGACCCATTACCATTTGATATGGAGCGTGATCTTATAACCCCAACATACAAGAAGAAACGACCACAGTTGCTTAAGCACTATCAG GGAACCATTGACGCACTCTACAAGATGGCAAAGTAA
- the LOC127777901 gene encoding transcription factor WRKY19-like encodes MDGGDIHLLLSILADGEKQARQLGEPAAAADDEYHGGGRGEEYYRGVARQLQGTLARAMGVARAIEAAAFAGGGGGGGASGSRGTTGDRSDSPRSADESSGRTARDAAVAQQERHHDTIKRRKGLPRWTEKFRVPDASLEATPDDGFSWRKYGQKDILGAKFPRGYYRCTYRNAQGCPATKQVQRSDADLAVFDVTYQGAHTCHQKQRRAAAAGDQPPPPPPQADPSVELLVNFRHGLKVETNGLAPPPPPPPTTTTNFHDDQHFCFPSMPPFHAGVGPPPPPDDALGGGGCNNFSSPPFVSPAGSAAGESYFSMEHSYEPRGGGGHFVMSRGDSSELHEVVSAAASSSAVVDPAAAGGGFDYPLYHGEVDPHLPFPPLFGHASMYGQYRDA; translated from the exons ATGGACGGAGGAGACATCCACCTGCTGCTGAgcatcctcgccgacggcgagaAGCAGGCCCGGCAGCTAGGCgagcccgccgcggcggccgacgacgagtaccacggcggcggccgcggggaggagTACTACAGGGGCGTGGCGCGGCAGCTGCAGGGCACGCTCGCGAGGGCGATGGGCGTCGCGAGGGCCATCGAGGCGGCggccttcgccggcggcggcggcggcggcggcgcgtcggggTCGCGCGGCACCACCGGCGACCGCTCCGACTCGCCACGGTCGGCGGACGAGAGCTCGGGCCGGACGGCgagggacgccgccgtcgcgcagcAAGAACGCCACCATGACACGATCAAGAGAAG GAAGGGCCTGCCAAGATGGACAGAAAAATTCAGAGTGCCAGATGCAAGTTTGGAGGCTACACCAGATGATGGATTCAGTTGGAGGAAGTATGGTCAGAAGGACATCCTTGGTGCCAAATTCCCAAG GGGTTACTACCGGTGCACGTATCGCAACGCGCAAGGCTGCCCGGCGACCAAGCAGGTGCAGCGCTccgacgccgacctcgccgtCTTCGACGTCACCTACCAGGGCGCCCACACCTGCCACCAGAagcagcgccgcgccgccgccgccggcgaccaaccgcctccgccgccgccgcaggccgaCCCGAGCGTGGAGCTGCTCGTCAACTTCAGGCACGGCCTGAAGGTGGAGACCAACGGGCtggctcctccgccgccgccgcctccgacgacgacgacgaacttCCACGACGACCAGCACTTCTGCTTCCCCTCCATGCCGCCGTTCCACGCCGGGGtggggccaccgccgccgccggacgacgcgctaggaggaggagggtgtaATAatttctcctcgccgccgttcgtcTCGCCGGCCGGttcggccgccggcgagagctACTTCTCCATGGAGCACTCCTACGAGccacggggaggcggcggccacttCGTCATGAGCCGAGGGGACTCGTCGGAGCTCCACGAggtcgtctccgccgccgcctcctcctccgccgtggtcgaccctgccgccgccggcggcgggttcgACTACCCGCTGTACCACGGCGAGGTCGACCCGCACCTGCCGTTCCCGCCATTGTTTGGCCACGCTTCCATGTACGGCCAATACAGAGACGCGTGA